The following are from one region of the Gryllotalpicola protaetiae genome:
- a CDS encoding thymidylate synthase, translating into MATGAHKSDRTGTGTRSVFGRQLRFDLSEGFPLITTKRVHFKSIAYELLWFLRGESNVGWLREHGVTIWDEWADAAGELGPVYGVQWRSWPTPDGRHIDQIAQVIEQLKTTPDSRRIIVSAWNVGELGEMALMPCHALFQFYVADGKLSCQLYQRSADLFLGVPFNIASYALLTHLVAQQTGLEVGDFVWTGGDCHIYDNHVDQVTEQLTRDPFSYPTLKLNRRPDSIFDYSYEDFEVVDYRHHPAIRAAVAV; encoded by the coding sequence ATGGCGACGGGCGCGCACAAGAGCGACCGCACCGGCACCGGCACGCGCAGCGTGTTCGGCCGCCAGCTGCGCTTCGACCTGTCAGAGGGCTTCCCGCTCATCACGACGAAACGGGTGCACTTCAAGTCGATCGCCTACGAGCTGCTCTGGTTCCTGCGGGGCGAGAGCAATGTCGGCTGGCTGCGTGAGCACGGGGTCACCATCTGGGACGAATGGGCGGATGCCGCGGGCGAGCTCGGCCCCGTCTACGGCGTGCAGTGGCGGTCGTGGCCGACGCCCGACGGCCGGCACATCGACCAGATCGCCCAGGTGATCGAGCAGCTGAAGACCACGCCAGACTCGCGGCGCATCATCGTCAGCGCCTGGAACGTCGGCGAGCTCGGCGAGATGGCGCTGATGCCCTGCCACGCGCTCTTCCAGTTCTACGTCGCCGACGGCAAGCTCAGCTGCCAGCTTTACCAGCGCAGCGCCGACCTGTTCCTCGGCGTGCCGTTCAACATCGCGAGCTACGCGCTGCTCACCCACCTGGTGGCGCAGCAGACCGGACTCGAGGTGGGCGACTTCGTGTGGACGGGCGGCGACTGCCACATCTACGACAACCACGTCGATCAGGTCACCGAGCAGCTCACGCGCGACCCGTTCTCGTACCCGACCCTCAAGCTGAACCGGAGGCCGGACTCGATCTTCGACTACTCGTACGAGGATTTCGAGGTCGTCGACTACCGGCACCACCCGGCGATCCGCGCCGCGGTCGCAGTGTGA
- a CDS encoding Fe-S cluster assembly protein HesB, which produces MLTLTENASTVVKTLASRGGTSEEAGLRISSAAPESREYAVEVAPQPADSDTVIEADGARVFLEPNAAISLDDKILDADVSEQGNVRFSIAEAAV; this is translated from the coding sequence ATGCTCACCCTGACCGAGAACGCCAGCACCGTGGTCAAGACCCTCGCCTCGCGCGGAGGCACCAGCGAAGAGGCAGGCCTGCGCATCAGCAGCGCCGCGCCCGAATCGCGCGAGTACGCCGTCGAGGTCGCGCCGCAGCCGGCCGACTCCGACACCGTGATCGAGGCAGACGGGGCACGCGTGTTCCTCGAGCCGAACGCCGCGATCTCGCTCGACGACAAGATCCTCGACGCGGACGTCAGCGAGCAGGGGAACGTGCGGTTCTCCATCGCTGAAGCCGCGGTCTAG
- a CDS encoding dihydrofolate reductase, translating to MPAPLALIWAQTTAGVIGGDGDIPWHIPGEQRRFKELTLGGTVIMGRKTWDSLPERVRPLPGRDNIVVTRDPGFDAPGATVVHSVDEALAAADPGKQAWCMGGGQLYAQTIALATRLEVTEVDIDAPGDAFAPPIGEDWLRASVEPDSGWNQSPSGVRYRFASYLR from the coding sequence GTGCCCGCTCCGCTCGCGCTGATCTGGGCGCAGACGACGGCGGGGGTGATAGGCGGTGACGGCGACATCCCCTGGCACATCCCCGGCGAGCAGCGCCGCTTCAAGGAGCTGACGCTCGGCGGCACGGTGATCATGGGTCGCAAGACCTGGGACTCACTGCCCGAGCGAGTTCGCCCGCTGCCCGGTCGCGACAACATCGTCGTCACCCGCGACCCGGGCTTCGACGCGCCCGGCGCGACCGTCGTGCACTCGGTCGACGAAGCGCTCGCGGCCGCAGACCCCGGCAAGCAGGCGTGGTGCATGGGCGGCGGCCAGCTCTACGCCCAGACCATCGCGCTCGCGACGCGGCTCGAGGTCACCGAGGTCGACATCGACGCCCCCGGCGACGCGTTCGCCCCGCCGATCGGGGAAGACTGGCTGCGGGCGTCAGTCGAGCCGGACTCGGGCTGGAACCAGAGCCCGAGCGGAGTGCGCTACCGCTTCGCGAGCTACTTGCGGTAG
- a CDS encoding Nif3-like dinuclear metal center hexameric protein has protein sequence MPYALSDVLAEAERLWPTAGAEGWDAPGLVTGSPSQSVASIHLVVDAVADSLDEAIAAGADLVIAHHPLLLFGVKSVAETHYKGSVLAKLIRSGTALLSAHTNADVVADGTSAVLAEKLGLTGIRPIEPSATPGTGIGRVGELAESSTLGHLARAVAELLPATAGGVRVAGEYERQVRRVAVCGGAGDSLLGNPEVVGADVYITADLRHHPASEAREQHLLGAGPALIDVSHWASEWLWLDTAAAQLQQALPEASVTVSEVRTDPWDFAIVR, from the coding sequence ATGCCGTACGCCCTTTCCGACGTGCTCGCCGAAGCCGAGCGGCTCTGGCCGACGGCCGGCGCGGAAGGGTGGGACGCGCCGGGACTCGTGACCGGCTCGCCGAGCCAGAGCGTCGCCTCGATCCACCTCGTGGTCGACGCCGTCGCCGACTCCCTCGACGAGGCGATCGCCGCCGGCGCCGACCTCGTCATCGCCCACCACCCGCTGCTGCTGTTCGGCGTGAAGTCGGTCGCCGAGACGCACTACAAGGGCTCGGTGCTCGCGAAGCTGATCCGCTCGGGCACCGCGCTGCTCTCGGCGCACACCAACGCCGACGTCGTGGCCGACGGCACGAGCGCGGTCCTCGCCGAGAAGCTCGGGCTCACCGGCATCCGCCCCATCGAGCCGTCCGCCACGCCGGGGACCGGTATCGGACGAGTGGGCGAACTCGCGGAGAGCAGCACTCTCGGTCACCTCGCGCGCGCCGTGGCCGAGCTGCTGCCGGCGACCGCGGGCGGCGTCCGGGTGGCGGGGGAATATGAGCGCCAGGTGCGTCGAGTCGCTGTCTGCGGGGGAGCCGGCGACTCGCTCCTCGGTAACCCGGAGGTCGTCGGCGCCGACGTCTACATCACCGCAGATCTGCGCCATCACCCCGCGTCGGAGGCGCGGGAGCAGCACCTGCTCGGCGCGGGTCCTGCGCTCATCGACGTCTCGCACTGGGCCAGCGAGTGGCTCTGGCTCGACACCGCCGCGGCGCAGCTGCAACAAGCGCTGCCCGAGGCGTCCGTCACCGTCAGCGAGGTCCGCACGGACCCGTGGGACTTCGCGATCGTCCGCTGA
- a CDS encoding helix-turn-helix transcriptional regulator: MSGVADVEALARSRLRSMRATLGYSLEELAERTNLSPSTISRIETGKRTLSLDVLVPLANALQLSLDVLFEAPTDDDVVIRPVAHHSGARTTWPLSRPDGRTVAMKMRFEPSEAPLSQRVHPGHDWFLVLEGRARLWLGERQIDVNAGEAAEFATMVPHAITALDGPVELIMIFDRDGQRAHVHQ, from the coding sequence GTGAGCGGAGTCGCCGATGTCGAAGCGCTAGCACGGTCGCGCCTGCGGAGTATGCGCGCCACTCTGGGGTACTCGCTTGAGGAACTGGCCGAGCGCACCAACCTCAGCCCCTCGACCATCAGCCGGATCGAGACCGGCAAGCGCACGCTGAGTCTGGACGTGCTCGTGCCGCTGGCCAACGCTCTCCAATTGAGTCTGGATGTTCTCTTCGAGGCGCCCACTGACGATGACGTCGTCATCCGTCCGGTCGCGCACCACAGCGGCGCGCGGACGACATGGCCGCTGAGCCGTCCTGACGGGCGCACGGTCGCGATGAAGATGCGCTTCGAGCCGTCCGAGGCCCCTCTCAGCCAACGGGTGCACCCCGGTCACGACTGGTTCCTTGTGCTCGAGGGGCGCGCGCGGCTGTGGCTGGGCGAGCGGCAGATCGACGTCAACGCGGGCGAGGCGGCGGAGTTCGCCACGATGGTCCCTCACGCGATCACGGCCCTGGATGGCCCTGTCGAACTCATCATGATCTTTGACCGCGACGGGCAGCGGGCGCATGTGCACCAGTGA
- a CDS encoding ScyD/ScyE family protein, with protein sequence MHQPTLSVAATGVDSPRHLAFGPDGALYVAEAGAGGVDPARCVAVPSQLGGTTEACVGKTGAIGKLAHGKVTPVLSGLESVSQADTGEVLGPSAVAFGKGQLIVTMQDFTVQSDGSNLLLTGDELGKLVTAAFGAPSYSWQLTPDLAAFAAAKPQTASSLGSGPGETAYDSDPYDVVAYRGGYAIADAAANDVLWLAPSGQLSKLATLPATSDGQAVPDALTVGPDGALYVGGLRGAPSTPGSADVYRVVPGQAPTVYATGFSAITDLAFDRQGALLVLEFNTGGLLGAPSTPGDLVKVASTPGHPHTVLVPNLVTPTGLAVGSDGAIYIANFGMGRQGGPNPGEIDVLK encoded by the coding sequence GTGCATCAGCCGACGCTCTCCGTCGCGGCCACCGGGGTCGACAGCCCGCGCCATCTCGCCTTCGGCCCCGACGGTGCCCTCTACGTCGCGGAGGCCGGCGCCGGCGGCGTGGACCCGGCTCGCTGCGTGGCGGTCCCCAGCCAGCTGGGCGGGACGACCGAGGCCTGCGTCGGCAAGACCGGTGCGATCGGGAAGCTCGCGCACGGCAAGGTCACTCCCGTGCTGAGCGGGCTCGAGTCCGTCTCCCAGGCGGACACCGGCGAGGTGCTCGGGCCGTCGGCGGTCGCCTTCGGCAAGGGTCAGCTGATCGTCACCATGCAGGACTTCACGGTGCAATCTGACGGCTCCAACCTCCTGCTGACCGGCGACGAGCTCGGCAAGCTGGTCACCGCGGCGTTCGGGGCGCCGTCCTACTCGTGGCAGCTCACACCGGATCTCGCGGCGTTCGCGGCCGCGAAGCCGCAGACTGCGAGCAGCCTCGGCTCAGGCCCCGGTGAGACCGCCTACGACTCGGACCCCTACGACGTCGTGGCGTACCGCGGCGGCTACGCGATCGCGGATGCCGCGGCCAACGACGTGCTGTGGCTCGCGCCATCCGGGCAGCTGAGCAAGCTCGCCACACTGCCGGCGACGAGCGACGGGCAGGCCGTGCCTGACGCGTTGACGGTCGGCCCCGATGGTGCGCTGTACGTCGGAGGCCTGCGCGGCGCACCGTCGACGCCCGGGTCGGCCGACGTCTACCGCGTCGTTCCCGGCCAGGCTCCGACGGTGTACGCGACTGGCTTCTCGGCGATCACCGACCTCGCCTTCGATCGCCAGGGCGCCCTGCTCGTGCTCGAGTTCAACACGGGTGGACTGCTCGGGGCGCCCAGTACACCGGGCGACCTGGTGAAGGTCGCCAGCACGCCCGGGCATCCCCACACCGTGCTCGTGCCGAACCTCGTCACCCCGACCGGTCTCGCGGTCGGCTCCGACGGCGCGATCTACATCGCGAACTTCGGCATGGGAAGACAGGGCGGCCCGAACCCGGGCGAGATCGACGTGCTCAAATAG
- a CDS encoding universal stress protein: MTDAAGKRVYEVDEVVLGWKPSEAADAALDWVLQRIDRLAAPLTLLTVLDAKKSYDAAQRAQIQSDAEGVAAEVRAKHPSIQVTTQLVEGDPPQVLAGLTSPEKLVVVGTDRRRGLSLRYAFSFGARLAARAKGPVALIPHGEAELGTGVVVGVDGTPASLAAARVAARIALARGSEELVIVHVWQEPTPWQDAYLPPDDGFLESLQRVHQDVLDESVAQFAEDWPELVITKKLVHGLAPWGLLDQAARGSLLVVGTRSSRGIQRFFLGSVSHTVVLNLEGPTIVVPNK, from the coding sequence ATGACGGATGCTGCCGGGAAGCGTGTTTACGAGGTCGACGAGGTCGTACTGGGGTGGAAGCCATCCGAGGCTGCGGACGCAGCGCTCGACTGGGTTCTGCAGCGCATCGACAGACTGGCCGCCCCGCTCACGCTGCTCACCGTGCTCGACGCGAAGAAGAGCTATGACGCCGCGCAGCGCGCGCAGATCCAGAGCGACGCCGAGGGCGTCGCGGCAGAGGTGCGGGCGAAGCATCCGTCGATCCAGGTCACCACGCAGCTCGTGGAAGGCGACCCGCCCCAGGTTCTCGCGGGTCTCACGAGCCCTGAGAAGCTCGTGGTCGTGGGCACCGACCGGCGCCGCGGCCTGTCGCTGCGCTACGCGTTCTCGTTCGGCGCGCGGCTCGCCGCCCGTGCCAAGGGCCCGGTGGCGCTGATCCCGCACGGTGAGGCAGAGCTCGGCACGGGGGTCGTCGTCGGCGTCGACGGCACGCCGGCCTCGCTGGCCGCGGCGCGCGTGGCCGCGCGCATCGCGCTCGCCCGCGGCAGCGAGGAGCTCGTCATCGTGCACGTCTGGCAGGAGCCGACGCCCTGGCAGGACGCCTACCTGCCGCCGGACGACGGCTTCCTCGAATCGCTGCAGAGGGTCCACCAGGACGTGCTCGACGAGTCGGTGGCGCAGTTCGCCGAGGACTGGCCGGAGCTCGTCATCACCAAGAAGCTCGTGCACGGCCTCGCGCCGTGGGGCCTCCTCGACCAGGCCGCTCGCGGCTCGCTGCTGGTGGTGGGCACGCGGTCCTCGCGCGGCATCCAGCGCTTCTTCCTCGGCTCGGTGAGCCACACCGTCGTGCTGAACCTCGAAGGCCCGACGATCGTCGTGCCGAACAAGTAG
- the map gene encoding type I methionyl aminopeptidase, translating into MPKDSAGHLVPGRISPRRPVPQGIDRPEYVGKPNPEKNTRGDVYSPRELELIRESGRIAAQAIELVGAHIKPGVTTDELDRIGHEFIVEHNAYPSTLGYRGYPKSLCSSLNEVICHGIPDDTVLAEGDIVNIDITAFKNGFHGDSNQTFVVGAAEQEVVDLVDRTREALNRGIKAVAPGRQVNVIGRAIEAYAKRFGYGVVRDFTGHGVGRSFHSGLIIPHYDSAPLYDTVMEPGMVFTIEPMLTLGGIAWDMWDDDWTVTTRDKSITAQFEHTLVVTERGADILTLP; encoded by the coding sequence ATGCCTAAGGATTCCGCCGGTCACCTCGTTCCCGGCCGCATCTCGCCCCGCCGCCCGGTCCCGCAGGGAATCGACCGCCCCGAGTACGTCGGCAAGCCGAACCCCGAGAAGAACACACGCGGCGACGTGTACTCGCCGCGTGAGCTCGAGCTGATCCGCGAGTCCGGGCGCATCGCCGCCCAGGCCATCGAGCTGGTCGGCGCGCACATCAAGCCCGGTGTCACGACAGACGAGCTCGACCGCATCGGCCATGAGTTCATCGTCGAGCACAACGCCTACCCGTCGACGCTCGGCTACCGCGGGTACCCCAAGTCGCTGTGCTCGTCGCTCAACGAGGTCATCTGCCACGGCATCCCCGATGACACGGTGCTCGCAGAGGGCGACATCGTGAACATCGACATCACCGCGTTCAAGAACGGGTTCCACGGCGACAGCAACCAGACCTTCGTCGTCGGCGCGGCCGAGCAGGAGGTCGTGGACCTCGTCGACCGCACCCGTGAGGCCCTGAACCGCGGCATCAAGGCGGTCGCGCCCGGCCGCCAGGTGAACGTCATCGGCCGCGCGATCGAGGCCTACGCGAAGCGCTTCGGCTACGGAGTGGTGCGCGACTTCACGGGGCACGGGGTCGGCCGCTCGTTCCATTCCGGCCTGATCATCCCCCACTACGACTCCGCGCCCCTCTACGACACCGTCATGGAGCCCGGCATGGTCTTCACGATCGAGCCGATGCTCACGCTCGGCGGCATCGCGTGGGACATGTGGGACGACGACTGGACCGTGACGACGCGCGACAAATCGATCACCGCCCAGTTCGAGCACACCCTCGTGGTCACCGAGCGCGGCGCCGACATCCTGACGCTGCCCTAG
- a CDS encoding HEAT repeat domain-containing protein has translation MTARTDAQDDLLSMRHKPLHLLKYLDENSGLPGPRANLTLVDAFADVAPEEIVWQLTGSPDEFRRLCATAALGRLYLERPDDEAVVARLTELAADDSWRVREGAAMALQRVGDASTELLLKLVDRFLAGPPRVVRAAIAGICEPRLLRAPEMADAALTACRAATDRLQSVPFEQRRHEDVRTLRQALGYCWSVAIAAAPEHGLELWTELEARAATDADIAWIINENRAKARMQRLLTR, from the coding sequence ATGACCGCCCGCACCGATGCGCAGGACGACCTCCTCTCGATGCGGCACAAGCCGCTGCACCTGCTGAAGTACCTCGACGAGAACTCCGGACTGCCGGGGCCGCGCGCCAATCTGACACTGGTCGACGCATTCGCGGACGTCGCCCCCGAGGAGATCGTCTGGCAGCTGACCGGTTCGCCCGATGAATTCCGGCGGCTGTGCGCGACGGCAGCGCTCGGGCGCTTGTACCTCGAGCGACCTGATGACGAGGCCGTCGTGGCGCGTCTGACAGAACTGGCGGCCGACGACAGCTGGCGGGTGCGCGAGGGTGCGGCGATGGCGCTGCAGCGCGTCGGCGACGCGTCGACTGAGTTGTTGCTGAAGCTCGTCGACCGGTTCCTGGCCGGCCCGCCGCGCGTCGTGCGCGCCGCTATCGCCGGCATCTGCGAGCCACGCCTGCTTCGTGCGCCCGAGATGGCGGATGCCGCACTGACGGCGTGCCGCGCGGCGACCGACCGACTGCAGAGCGTCCCGTTCGAGCAGCGCCGGCATGAGGACGTGCGCACCCTGCGGCAGGCGCTCGGCTACTGCTGGAGCGTCGCGATCGCGGCAGCCCCCGAGCACGGCCTCGAGCTCTGGACCGAGCTCGAGGCGCGTGCGGCGACGGACGCAGACATCGCCTGGATCATCAACGAGAACCGCGCGAAGGCCAGGATGCAGCGACTGCTCACGCGCTAG
- a CDS encoding zinc ribbon domain-containing protein: MKATPAHQKELLRLQEQDNRLARVAHSLKNLPQDKQLAELQPQAEQLRARLVEATGRLEDAKAEQQRLESDIAVVEQRLTRDEQRLQSSASAKDIEGLEAEITSLKRRRSTLEDAELEVMERAEEAERELVGIRGEQEQLAASVDSLTTARDEEITRFERERDDARADRMVVAQGVPQDLLDLYERQRTRYGIGAAAVRGGVNLGTNLTLSPNDLAAARAAAPDEVLVDSDSGAILIRDDNS; this comes from the coding sequence ATGAAAGCTACGCCCGCCCATCAGAAGGAGCTGCTGCGCCTGCAGGAGCAGGACAACCGGCTCGCGCGAGTCGCGCACAGCCTGAAGAACCTGCCGCAGGACAAGCAGCTGGCCGAGCTGCAGCCGCAGGCCGAGCAACTGCGGGCGCGGCTCGTCGAGGCGACAGGGCGCCTTGAGGATGCCAAGGCGGAGCAGCAGCGGCTCGAGTCCGACATCGCGGTCGTCGAGCAGCGCCTCACCCGAGACGAGCAGCGCCTGCAGTCCTCAGCTTCCGCGAAGGACATCGAGGGGCTGGAAGCCGAGATCACCTCGCTGAAGCGCCGGCGTTCGACCCTCGAGGACGCAGAGCTCGAGGTCATGGAGCGCGCGGAGGAGGCCGAGCGGGAGCTCGTCGGGATCCGGGGGGAACAGGAGCAGCTCGCGGCATCCGTCGACTCGCTCACCACCGCACGCGACGAGGAGATCACGCGCTTCGAGCGCGAGCGCGATGACGCGCGCGCCGATCGCATGGTCGTCGCGCAGGGCGTCCCGCAGGACCTGCTCGATCTCTACGAGCGCCAGCGCACGCGCTACGGCATCGGCGCGGCGGCCGTGCGCGGGGGAGTGAACCTGGGGACGAACCTCACGCTGTCCCCGAACGACCTCGCCGCAGCGCGGGCGGCGGCGCCCGATGAGGTGCTCGTCGACAGCGACTCCGGCGCGATCCTGATCAGGGACGACAACTCGTAG
- a CDS encoding bifunctional NAD(P)/FAD-dependent oxidoreductase/class I SAM-dependent methyltransferase, with protein MDENPTQRQHSALPQNSEHGGHVHYPTTERHCDAAVIGGSAAGLAGALQLARQRRSVVVVDDGTPRNAPAAHMHGYLGHESAAPGELRRIGRAEVRSYGGEVLTGRVTGVHRGDDGRFRLGLTGGHTLVARRVLVATGLTDQLPMIDGLAEQWGRGVVHCPFCHGFEVRDQRLVQIVTQPLSLHPTPLFRHLTNRLTVVLHDPTGIDEGVIDALAASGVVIERDEVARILIRPDGEVSGVELSDGRILEADAVVVGSRFQARAEVLAGLGLTTTPHPTGAGDALVVDLRGETTVSGVYAAGNVTDPSLQVLPAAAHGSQVGAMIAFSLAEEDLRNAGRLSGEEADWDHRYSGADREWSGNPNGTLVHEVTDLTPGRALDVGAGEGADALWLAEHGWKVTATDISGNALARVRAEAEYRGLTIDLLRSDVNDPAPFGTETFDLVSLQYGSFKRTPDQRGLRSLLDAVAPGGTLLVVHHDLTPMLEPLDAAAQTRMYDPEAFVGVEEMAAALTADPETWHIEVHETRPRPPGAASTHHVADVVLRATRRTI; from the coding sequence ATGGACGAGAATCCCACGCAACGCCAGCACTCCGCCCTTCCCCAGAACTCGGAGCACGGCGGTCACGTCCACTACCCCACCACTGAGCGGCACTGCGATGCCGCGGTGATCGGCGGCTCAGCCGCGGGCCTCGCCGGTGCTTTGCAGCTTGCGCGTCAGCGGCGCAGCGTCGTCGTGGTCGATGACGGCACGCCCCGTAATGCACCGGCGGCGCACATGCACGGCTATCTGGGACACGAGAGCGCAGCCCCCGGGGAGCTGAGGAGGATCGGGCGTGCTGAGGTGCGCAGCTACGGCGGGGAGGTGCTCACCGGCCGAGTCACCGGTGTGCACCGTGGCGACGACGGCAGGTTCAGACTCGGTCTCACCGGCGGTCACACGCTGGTGGCCCGCCGAGTTCTCGTCGCAACTGGCCTGACCGACCAGCTCCCAATGATTGACGGCCTCGCCGAGCAGTGGGGGCGCGGCGTGGTCCACTGTCCGTTCTGTCATGGCTTCGAGGTCCGCGACCAGCGCCTGGTGCAGATCGTCACCCAACCTTTGAGCCTGCACCCGACACCACTATTCCGGCATCTGACCAACCGCTTGACCGTCGTGCTCCACGATCCGACCGGAATCGACGAGGGGGTCATCGACGCCCTCGCCGCCTCCGGCGTCGTCATCGAACGCGACGAGGTGGCCCGGATTCTCATCAGGCCGGACGGCGAGGTATCCGGCGTAGAACTCAGCGACGGTCGCATCCTCGAAGCCGACGCCGTTGTGGTCGGTTCGCGGTTCCAGGCCCGTGCCGAGGTGCTGGCCGGGCTCGGACTCACCACCACCCCGCACCCCACCGGCGCCGGCGACGCCCTCGTGGTCGACCTGCGCGGTGAGACCACAGTGTCCGGGGTCTATGCGGCCGGCAATGTCACCGACCCGAGCCTGCAAGTGCTGCCCGCGGCCGCCCACGGCAGCCAGGTCGGGGCCATGATCGCCTTCAGCCTCGCAGAGGAGGACCTGCGCAACGCCGGCCGACTCTCCGGGGAGGAAGCCGATTGGGACCACCGCTACAGCGGAGCTGACCGAGAATGGAGCGGCAACCCCAACGGCACGCTCGTTCACGAGGTCACCGACCTGACACCCGGCCGGGCACTCGATGTCGGAGCCGGCGAGGGTGCCGATGCCCTTTGGCTGGCCGAACACGGGTGGAAGGTCACCGCCACCGACATCTCCGGCAATGCGCTCGCCCGAGTGCGCGCCGAAGCCGAGTACCGCGGACTCACCATCGACCTCCTACGCAGCGACGTCAACGACCCCGCACCCTTCGGCACCGAGACCTTCGACCTGGTTTCACTGCAGTACGGCTCGTTCAAGCGCACGCCCGACCAACGCGGTCTGCGCAGCCTGCTCGACGCCGTTGCTCCCGGCGGCACGCTCTTGGTCGTGCACCACGACCTCACCCCCATGCTCGAACCTCTGGACGCGGCGGCCCAGACCCGGATGTATGACCCCGAGGCGTTCGTCGGCGTCGAGGAGATGGCAGCCGCGCTCACCGCCGACCCGGAAACCTGGCACATCGAAGTCCACGAAACCCGGCCACGGCCCCCAGGTGCGGCCAGCACCCACCACGTCGCCGACGTCGTGCTACGCGCCACCCGACGGACGATCTGA
- a CDS encoding TraR/DksA family transcriptional regulator has translation MTEFDDLERMLHARRTELMLRRGELDQAVAGLGALRDANNDDEHDPDGAPVSGEWSRLTGIRHDTESELAATDAALDRISAGTFGVCASCGRPIAPARLTARPTATLCIACAERAGRRP, from the coding sequence ATGACCGAATTCGATGACCTCGAGCGGATGCTTCACGCGCGCCGCACCGAGCTGATGCTGCGACGCGGCGAGCTCGATCAAGCCGTCGCCGGCCTCGGCGCCCTGCGCGACGCGAACAACGACGACGAGCACGACCCGGACGGGGCGCCGGTCTCTGGCGAGTGGTCGCGACTGACAGGCATCCGCCACGATACCGAGAGCGAGCTGGCCGCAACGGATGCCGCGCTCGACCGCATCTCCGCAGGGACGTTCGGGGTCTGCGCCAGCTGCGGCAGACCCATCGCGCCCGCACGCCTCACAGCCCGCCCGACGGCGACGCTGTGCATCGCCTGCGCAGAGCGCGCCGGCCGCCGCCCCTAG
- the ppgK gene encoding polyphosphate--glucose phosphotransferase encodes MTTTAVGIDIGGTGIKGGIVDLATGALVSPRVKLPTPDGGKPDDIAETTKQVLEQLEADPSLPIGIDFPAVVLHGKTMSAANVSKKWIGFEAEKFFEKTLSRPILFVNDADAAGFAETEYGAAKGRTGVVMLTTLGTGIGSALIVDGFLVPNTELGHLEIDGHDAESKAAYSAKEREDLSWEKWGKRLTKYYSTLEKLFSPDLFIVGGGVSKHFDEWGHFVDITTEMIPAQFLNNAGILGAAALAAKKHS; translated from the coding sequence ATGACGACGACGGCAGTTGGCATCGACATCGGCGGCACAGGCATCAAGGGGGGCATCGTCGATCTGGCGACAGGCGCGCTCGTCTCACCACGGGTGAAGCTGCCCACGCCAGACGGCGGCAAGCCCGACGACATCGCCGAGACCACCAAGCAGGTGCTCGAGCAGCTCGAGGCAGACCCGTCGCTGCCGATCGGCATCGACTTCCCCGCCGTCGTGCTGCACGGCAAGACCATGTCGGCGGCGAACGTCTCCAAGAAGTGGATCGGCTTCGAGGCCGAGAAGTTCTTCGAGAAGACCCTCAGCCGGCCGATCCTGTTCGTGAACGACGCCGACGCCGCCGGTTTCGCCGAGACGGAGTACGGCGCGGCCAAGGGGCGCACGGGCGTCGTGATGCTGACGACGCTCGGCACGGGCATCGGGTCCGCGCTCATCGTCGACGGATTCCTCGTGCCGAACACCGAGCTCGGCCACCTCGAGATCGACGGCCACGACGCGGAGTCGAAGGCGGCGTATTCCGCCAAGGAGCGCGAGGATCTCAGCTGGGAGAAGTGGGGCAAGAGGCTCACGAAGTACTACTCGACGCTCGAGAAGCTGTTCTCGCCCGACCTGTTCATCGTCGGCGGCGGCGTCAGCAAGCACTTCGACGAGTGGGGCCATTTCGTCGACATCACGACCGAGATGATCCCGGCGCAGTTCCTCAACAACGCGGGCATCCTCGGCGCCGCGGCCCTCGCCGCCAAGAAGCACTCGTAG